The following proteins are encoded in a genomic region of Hydra vulgaris chromosome 05, alternate assembly HydraT2T_AEP:
- the LOC136079957 gene encoding uncharacterized protein LOC136079957: MSSVDTSALKQNNRIKQKKGNISRHKHINNELSSLLTNPPECISEIIKSQEQDEWRPSKRTQVDYSIQKPPRYAMRLVRGGCSSNLGAALGTPYSMISSIYCDRTLTNNILMDKCKLDRAKVKVISKNGDSEEKTQLFCIGLDKKIDKNTKIYLKANNSEGKNFITKCVAAEHHLTFKHKDGKSHGIYLTHRTIPVVGVTWDILALEIFSVLEEYDSLGSIRAILLYNTASNTGRGVAWWLI; the protein is encoded by the exons ATGTCTTCGGTAGATACATctgctttaaaacaaaacaacaggATTAAACAGAAGAAAGGAAATATATCACGTCACAAACATATTAATAATGAGCTCTCAAGTTTATTAACAAATCCCCCAGAATGTATAtctgaaataataaaatctcag gaACAGGATGAATGGAGACCAAGTAAAAGAACTCAGGTAGATTATAGTATTCAAAAGCCTCCAAGATATGCAATGAGGCTGGTCAGAGGCGGATGTTCTTCAAATCTCGGCGCAGCTCTTGGAACGCCTTACTCCATGATATCAAGCATCTATTGTGACCGGACGTTGACTAATAATATTCTAATGGATAAGTGTAAATTAGACAGAgcaaaagtaaaagtaatttcaaaaaatggagATTCAGAAGAGAAGACACAATTATTTTGCATTGGTTTAGATAAAAAGATAGATAAGAacacaaaaatttacttaaaagcaaataattctgaaggaaaaaatttcataacaaaATGTGTTGCTGCAGAGCATCACCTTACTTTTAAACATAAGGATGGCAAATCTCACGGGATCTACTTGACACACAGAACAATACCTGTTGTTGGTGTTACTTGGGATATTCTTGCTCTTGAGATATTTAGTGTACTTGAAGAATATGACAGCCTGGGAAGCATCCGTGCTATTCTTTTATACAATACTGCATCAAACACAGGTAGAGGAGTAGCTTGGTGGTTAATCTAG